The following are encoded together in the Pedobacter sp. D749 genome:
- the gldG gene encoding gliding motility-associated ABC transporter substrate-binding protein GldG, which translates to MKLKNKWINLIIVITALIILNVVGQYAFHRFDFTADKRFTLSEKTKTLLHENEKPVIITVFLAGELPPAFKRLQAAVSDILSDYKAYAKTEVKVVFVDPIAGLNQADQDTVINNLYERGIEATNLSVKTESGLTQKLVFPMAMMESDGKEFPIKLFQNLDTRGNYEDNINRAIENLEYIFTSSLKKVLSGDNPRIGFSESNGELSDLQLADAIHTLSNSYLVGRIDLNSIDKAGLDKLKMLIIAKPRKPFTETEKYKINYFVMNGGRVLWSIDQVNAELDSLRGKRGQMAVNNNLNLDDMLFMYGARINYNIIADPANSAEIPVSTGVVGGQNQMQLLPWIYYPVLLPDTTESVVKKLDGVKSEFPSTVDTIGVKGVKKSYLLNTSPYNKVYSVPKLFSLQMVSEQLDPRSFQSKPQHVGLMLEGQFPSVFAGRPLPTSITQPYTLQSTSKPAKMIVIGDGDIFKNQVSAQNGTPFPLGFDRYSQRTFGNKALLLNIVDYFTDNDNLIALRNKEVKIRLLDKAKIKLEKTKWQFINVVAPLLLLIFFAIFQHYYRKYKYAK; encoded by the coding sequence ATGAAGCTAAAGAATAAATGGATTAATTTGATCATCGTAATAACGGCACTGATTATTTTAAATGTTGTTGGGCAGTATGCTTTTCATCGTTTTGATTTTACTGCCGATAAACGTTTTACACTGAGTGAGAAAACAAAAACCTTACTGCATGAAAATGAAAAACCGGTAATAATTACTGTATTTTTAGCTGGAGAGTTGCCACCTGCATTTAAACGTCTGCAAGCTGCCGTGTCGGATATTTTATCTGATTATAAAGCTTATGCTAAAACCGAAGTTAAAGTGGTATTTGTGGATCCTATAGCAGGGCTTAATCAGGCCGATCAGGATACTGTAATCAATAATTTGTACGAAAGAGGAATAGAAGCGACCAATTTAAGTGTTAAAACAGAAAGTGGGTTAACGCAGAAACTCGTATTTCCGATGGCGATGATGGAAAGTGATGGAAAGGAATTCCCTATTAAACTTTTTCAGAATTTAGATACCCGGGGCAATTACGAAGACAATATCAACCGCGCTATTGAAAATCTGGAGTATATCTTTACTTCAAGTTTAAAGAAGGTACTTTCTGGTGATAATCCAAGGATTGGCTTCTCTGAATCAAACGGCGAACTTTCTGATTTGCAACTGGCAGATGCCATTCATACCCTCTCCAACAGTTATTTGGTTGGCCGCATTGATTTAAATAGTATTGATAAGGCTGGGCTTGATAAACTGAAAATGCTCATTATTGCCAAGCCCAGGAAACCCTTTACAGAAACTGAGAAATACAAAATCAACTATTTTGTAATGAATGGCGGCAGGGTACTTTGGAGTATCGACCAGGTAAATGCCGAATTGGATAGTTTGCGTGGAAAACGTGGACAGATGGCTGTTAATAATAATCTGAACCTGGATGATATGCTTTTTATGTATGGTGCAAGGATTAATTATAATATTATTGCTGATCCGGCGAACAGTGCCGAAATCCCGGTTTCAACAGGAGTTGTAGGGGGACAGAACCAGATGCAACTATTGCCATGGATTTATTATCCTGTTTTATTGCCTGACACGACTGAAAGTGTGGTGAAAAAGCTCGATGGTGTAAAATCTGAATTTCCAAGCACGGTAGATACTATCGGGGTTAAAGGTGTGAAGAAATCGTACCTCTTGAATACCTCTCCTTATAACAAAGTATATAGTGTGCCGAAATTGTTTAGCTTGCAAATGGTAAGCGAACAGTTAGATCCGCGATCTTTCCAAAGTAAACCGCAACATGTTGGTTTGATGCTGGAAGGTCAGTTTCCGTCGGTTTTTGCCGGGCGCCCCTTACCAACTTCCATTACGCAGCCTTATACCTTACAAAGTACCAGCAAACCGGCTAAAATGATCGTGATAGGAGATGGTGATATTTTTAAGAACCAGGTATCAGCGCAAAACGGAACGCCTTTTCCATTAGGTTTCGATCGTTATTCGCAACGTACTTTTGGCAACAAGGCCTTATTGCTCAATATTGTCGATTATTTTACAGATAATGATAACTTAATTGCCCTACGGAATAAAGAAGTAAAGATC